In Armatimonadota bacterium, one DNA window encodes the following:
- a CDS encoding zinc-binding dehydrogenase, with protein sequence MRAVVYTGHGGPDVIREQEMPDPPVGPTDVLVRLRAAALNHIDLWVRRGLPRLRLSFPHVPGADGAGVVERAGEAVRTVQPGQEVVLAPGISDGVCRFCVAGRDNLCPEYTILGEHRHGTYAECVVVPEVNVLPKPVRLSFEEAASVPLVFLTAWNMLATNARLQPGETVLIWGAGSGVGSAAIQIAKVLGARVIAVAGGRWKLDRARELGADEVIDHTSQDVFEEVRRLTDRQGVDVVFDHVGRATWETSIRCLARGGRLATCGATTGAEATTDIRYIFGRRLSIFGTWMGTKGELHRVMGLVESGRLRPVVHGVFALREAARAQEVMERREHFGKIVLRVE encoded by the coding sequence GTGCGGGCGGTGGTGTACACGGGGCACGGGGGGCCGGACGTCATCCGGGAGCAGGAGATGCCCGACCCGCCGGTGGGGCCGACCGACGTGCTCGTGCGGCTGCGGGCGGCGGCGCTCAACCACATCGACCTATGGGTGCGGAGGGGCCTGCCGCGTCTGCGCCTCTCGTTCCCCCACGTTCCGGGCGCCGACGGGGCCGGCGTGGTCGAGCGGGCGGGCGAGGCGGTGCGCACGGTGCAGCCCGGCCAGGAGGTCGTCCTGGCGCCGGGGATCAGCGACGGCGTGTGCCGCTTTTGCGTCGCCGGCCGGGACAACCTCTGCCCGGAGTACACCATCCTGGGCGAGCACCGGCACGGCACCTACGCCGAGTGTGTGGTCGTGCCGGAGGTCAACGTGCTGCCCAAGCCGGTCCGTCTGTCTTTCGAGGAGGCGGCGTCGGTTCCGCTGGTTTTCCTCACGGCCTGGAACATGCTGGCCACCAACGCCCGCCTGCAGCCCGGGGAGACGGTCCTGATCTGGGGGGCGGGCAGCGGAGTGGGCAGCGCCGCGATCCAGATCGCGAAGGTGCTGGGCGCGCGGGTGATCGCCGTGGCCGGCGGGCGGTGGAAACTGGACCGGGCGCGGGAGCTGGGGGCCGACGAGGTCATCGACCACACCAGCCAGGACGTCTTCGAGGAGGTGCGCCGGCTGACGGACCGCCAGGGCGTGGACGTGGTGTTCGACCACGTGGGGCGGGCGACGTGGGAGACCAGCATCCGCTGCCTGGCGCGGGGGGGACGGCTGGCGACCTGTGGGGCCACCACCGGCGCGGAGGCGACCACCGACATCCGCTACATCTTCGGAAGGCGGCTGTCCATCTTCGGGACCTGGATGGGGACCAAGGGGGAGCTGCACCGGGTGATGGGGCTGGTGGAGTCCGGGCGGCTGCGGCCGGTGGTGCACGGGGTGTTTGCTCTGCGGGAGGCGGCGCGGGCGCAGGAGGTGATGGAGCGGAGGGAGCATTTCGGCAAGATTGTGTTGAGGGTGGAATGA
- a CDS encoding IS481 family transposase — protein MPWRTVDLMALRYEFVTMARQAGVSVSALCRRFQISRKTGYKWLGRYRQEGVDGLADRSRRPHALPAQVSAGVAEAIVTLRTAHPTWGARKILRALELQGIRPLPAGSTITAVLHRQGLIATGSLGGRRTWQRFTHPVPNSLWQMDFKRPVVTLAGRAHPLTILDDCSRFNLCLHALPHQRTPLVQATLTGVFQRYGLPDGVLVDNGSPWGSDAEHVYTPLGVWLLRLGIRVRHSRAYHPQTLGKEERFHRTLEQELLAAASGGTWPTCRRP, from the coding sequence ATGCCCTGGAGGACGGTGGATCTCATGGCTCTACGGTACGAGTTCGTGACCATGGCCCGGCAGGCTGGCGTGAGCGTCAGCGCGCTGTGCCGGCGGTTTCAGATCAGCCGCAAAACCGGCTACAAGTGGCTGGGTCGCTACCGGCAAGAGGGTGTCGACGGGCTGGCCGACCGCTCGCGTCGCCCCCACGCCCTGCCCGCCCAGGTGTCTGCCGGAGTCGCAGAGGCCATCGTGACCCTGCGGACCGCCCACCCGACCTGGGGTGCCCGAAAGATCCTCCGCGCCCTGGAGCTCCAGGGTATCCGCCCTCTGCCCGCCGGGAGCACCATCACGGCCGTCCTGCACCGCCAGGGCCTGATCGCCACCGGGAGCCTGGGAGGCCGGCGCACCTGGCAGCGCTTCACGCACCCCGTCCCCAACAGCTTGTGGCAAATGGACTTCAAGCGTCCGGTCGTGACCCTGGCCGGCCGAGCCCACCCTCTGACCATCTTGGACGACTGCTCGCGCTTCAACCTGTGCCTGCACGCCCTGCCCCACCAGCGGACCCCGCTGGTTCAGGCCACCCTCACCGGGGTCTTCCAGCGTTACGGCCTGCCTGATGGCGTGCTGGTGGACAACGGAAGCCCCTGGGGGAGCGACGCCGAGCATGTCTACACTCCGCTGGGGGTGTGGCTGCTGCGGCTGGGGATACGCGTGCGGCACAGCCGCGCCTACCACCCCCAGACGCTGGGCAAGGAGGAGCGCTTCCACCGGACCCTGGAGCAGGAACTGCTCGCGGCCGCCAGTGGCGGGACCTGGCCCACCTGCAGGCGGCCCTGA
- a CDS encoding response regulator transcription factor: protein MAGEHYPALPAPPGRVTAVLVADPLVRIALRQLLQAAEEVTVVGEGTVEQAADLARRHAPDMVLVDAQRLQDGRLPDFLAALHAASPRTRTIVLCEDDVIDGLVGAARAGAWGYLPREISDRQLARAVRLVLAGRAVMDCALPRELFARLGHLDHGQPADRSVVALTPRETKVIQEMAEGRTDEQIAQQLGVSVPTVKTHVRSILRKTRSRNRTAAIAAAFRCGILR, encoded by the coding sequence ATGGCGGGGGAGCATTATCCCGCGCTTCCTGCTCCGCCCGGGCGCGTCACGGCGGTCCTCGTCGCCGACCCCCTCGTGCGGATCGCCCTGCGGCAGTTGCTGCAGGCGGCGGAAGAGGTGACCGTGGTCGGTGAGGGCACCGTGGAGCAGGCCGCGGATCTCGCGCGCCGCCACGCTCCGGACATGGTGCTGGTGGACGCCCAGCGCCTGCAGGACGGAAGGTTGCCCGACTTCCTGGCGGCCCTCCACGCGGCCTCTCCCCGGACCCGGACCATCGTCCTGTGCGAGGACGACGTGATAGATGGCCTGGTGGGCGCGGCGCGGGCGGGGGCGTGGGGGTACCTGCCGCGGGAGATCAGCGACCGGCAGCTGGCCCGGGCCGTCCGGCTGGTCCTGGCCGGCAGGGCCGTAATGGACTGTGCGCTGCCCCGCGAGCTGTTCGCGCGCCTGGGCCACCTGGACCACGGACAGCCTGCGGACAGGTCCGTCGTGGCGCTGACCCCCAGGGAAACGAAGGTCATCCAGGAGATGGCGGAGGGCCGCACCGACGAGCAGATCGCGCAGCAGCTGGGGGTGTCGGTCCCCACGGTGAAAACGCACGTCCGCTCCATCCTGCGCAAGACGCGGTCGCGGAACCGCACGGCGGCCATCGCCGCGGCGTTCCGCTGCGGGATCCTGAGGTAG
- a CDS encoding aldehyde dehydrogenase family protein has product MMATVTPELHKNLINGKWVESRTRETMPSINPATGEVLGLVPKSGPEDVADAVAAAKAAFEKWRKYPAPRRAEILFRAAEMLVKEKENLARLMTQEMGKILTETRGDVQEAIDMTYFIAGEGRRLHGYTTPSEMPNKAAYCIRVPVGVVGVITPWNFPMAIPSWKIIPALVCGNTVVFKPATYTPLVGLRFAQILQEAGLPPGVLNVVTGSGTTVGDALVEHPDVAIISFTGSTETGLAIAEKCARRGKRVSLEMGGKNAAIVMDDADLDLATDALIWSAFGTTGQRCTACSRIITHRPVRGELTERLVERAKRLRLGDGLDPATDVGPLVSDTQRERVHGYVEIGRTEGARVLVGGHPVTDGPLARGYFYAPTIFDNVTPGMRIAQEEIFGPVTDIIEAASLEEAVQILNNVQYGLSASIFTRDVNKAMRAIDDIFTGIVYVNHGTIGAEVHLPFGGTKNTGNGHREGGQQVLDVFSEWKAVYIDYSGRLQRAQIDKD; this is encoded by the coding sequence ATGATGGCCACCGTCACTCCTGAACTCCACAAGAACCTCATCAACGGGAAGTGGGTCGAGTCCCGCACCCGCGAAACCATGCCGTCCATCAATCCCGCCACCGGCGAGGTCCTCGGCCTCGTCCCCAAATCCGGCCCCGAGGACGTCGCCGACGCCGTGGCGGCGGCCAAAGCCGCTTTCGAGAAGTGGCGCAAATACCCCGCGCCCCGGCGCGCCGAGATCCTGTTCCGGGCCGCCGAGATGCTGGTGAAGGAGAAGGAGAACCTGGCCCGCCTGATGACCCAGGAGATGGGCAAGATCCTCACCGAGACCCGCGGCGACGTACAGGAAGCCATCGACATGACCTACTTCATCGCCGGCGAGGGCCGCCGCCTGCACGGCTACACCACGCCCAGCGAGATGCCCAACAAGGCCGCCTACTGCATCCGGGTGCCGGTGGGGGTGGTGGGAGTCATCACCCCGTGGAACTTCCCCATGGCCATCCCATCGTGGAAGATCATCCCCGCCCTGGTGTGCGGCAACACCGTGGTGTTCAAGCCGGCCACCTACACGCCCCTGGTGGGCCTGCGCTTCGCCCAGATCCTCCAGGAAGCCGGCCTGCCGCCGGGCGTGCTGAACGTGGTCACCGGCAGCGGCACCACCGTGGGCGACGCCCTGGTGGAGCACCCCGACGTGGCCATCATCTCCTTCACCGGGTCCACCGAGACGGGGCTGGCCATCGCCGAGAAGTGCGCCCGCCGCGGCAAGCGCGTCTCCCTGGAGATGGGCGGCAAGAACGCCGCCATCGTCATGGACGACGCCGACCTGGACCTGGCCACCGACGCCCTCATCTGGAGCGCCTTTGGCACCACCGGCCAGCGCTGCACCGCCTGCAGCCGCATCATCACCCACCGGCCCGTCCGGGGCGAGCTCACCGAGCGGCTGGTGGAGCGTGCGAAGCGGTTGCGGCTGGGCGACGGGCTGGACCCTGCCACCGACGTGGGGCCGCTGGTCAGCGACACCCAGCGGGAGCGCGTGCACGGGTACGTGGAGATCGGCAGGACGGAGGGCGCCCGGGTGCTGGTGGGCGGTCACCCGGTGACCGACGGCCCGCTGGCCCGCGGCTACTTCTACGCGCCCACCATTTTCGACAACGTGACTCCCGGCATGCGCATCGCCCAGGAAGAGATCTTCGGCCCCGTGACCGACATCATCGAGGCCGCGAGCCTCGAGGAGGCGGTGCAGATCCTCAACAACGTCCAGTACGGCCTGTCGGCGTCCATCTTCACCCGGGACGTGAACAAGGCCATGCGGGCGATTGACGACATCTTCACCGGCATCGTCTACGTCAACCACGGGACCATCGGCGCCGAGGTCCACCTGCCCTTTGGCGGGACCAAGAACACCGGCAACGGCCACCGGGAAGGCGGCCAGCAGGTCCTGGACGTCTTCTCCGAGTGGAAGGCGGTGTACATCGACTACAGCGGCCGGCTGCAGCGCGCCCAGATCGACAAGGACTGA
- a CDS encoding ribbon-helix-helix protein, CopG family: MRTTRTWTVSLPPSLVREAERAARQERRTKSELVREALRFYLEEQRWRKLQRRTNLQAQALGIRTEEDVNRIVHEVRR, encoded by the coding sequence GTGCGGACTACCAGGACGTGGACGGTTTCGCTGCCGCCGAGTCTGGTGAGGGAAGCCGAGCGTGCTGCCAGGCAGGAAAGACGGACCAAGAGCGAACTGGTCCGGGAAGCGCTGCGTTTCTACCTGGAGGAACAGCGGTGGCGGAAGCTCCAGCGGAGGACGAACCTGCAGGCTCAGGCTCTAGGGATCCGGACCGAGGAGGACGTGAACCGGATCGTCCACGAGGTCCGGCGCTAG
- a CDS encoding polysaccharide biosynthesis tyrosine autokinase, producing the protein MTPNPPHVESEPTLRDYLEVLLDRWWVVAATTAAALVAALTFSTLAPPVYRGTATVMVDRAGSSFGLISDITGISQQTFVDTLAEVVRSRAVGERALDRLGVPPDEREEALRRLQAGLRVQRVRNADVIRIQAEGPTPQAAADATNAVAEAFLAWHVEGRRAQAAAGRKFIEDQLAIVGRELRSAEDALAAYKARAGQVALSEQTTLAVTRLADFEAQRRAASAERQAVEASLAQARATLAEQAATVPSSFVLSEDPVAAQLRQQLASAEVELAGLREQFTDRHPQVVAVKAKIEEIKNRMQTLAARRLASQTITLNPIHQDLLGQVIKLQIERQALQAREAALAAVVARYARDARVLPSREVDLARLTREVKVAEQTYLLLSEKLQEARIAEASIVGDLRVVDRAVPPESPVKPRTALNTLLGAVLGVMLGLGAVYTLEAVDTTFKTAEEAGEYLDLPVLATIPIWKEGARSAPAGTVPLAAVEQRRSPFAEAFRHLRTSLLYSSPDRPLRIVQVTSPGPEEGKSTVAANLAVALSQLDRKVWLVECDLRKPHLVLRFQPRTEFGLSELLVDGVSLEQAVHETEVANLWFVPAGRTPPNPAELLGSRKMRAFLSGDLDGAEFVVLDAPPVLPVTDAAVLAPAADGVVLVVDLRRTHRDAARRAKQQLQSVGARLLGVVVNGATPTRRGYYYYYSHYYQAEDQKSDTTPLPSPPGRERG; encoded by the coding sequence ATGACCCCAAACCCTCCGCACGTCGAGAGTGAGCCGACCCTCCGCGACTACCTGGAGGTCCTGCTGGACCGCTGGTGGGTGGTCGCGGCCACCACCGCCGCCGCCCTGGTGGCGGCTTTGACCTTCAGCACCCTGGCCCCGCCCGTCTACCGCGGCACGGCCACCGTCATGGTGGACCGCGCCGGCAGCTCGTTTGGTCTGATCTCCGACATCACCGGCATCAGCCAGCAGACGTTCGTGGACACCCTGGCCGAGGTCGTCCGCAGCCGCGCGGTCGGCGAACGCGCGCTGGACCGCCTGGGCGTCCCGCCGGACGAGCGTGAGGAGGCCCTGCGCCGCCTGCAGGCCGGCCTGCGGGTCCAGCGGGTCCGCAACGCCGACGTCATCCGCATCCAGGCCGAAGGCCCTACCCCGCAGGCGGCCGCCGACGCCACCAACGCGGTGGCCGAGGCGTTTTTGGCCTGGCACGTGGAGGGCCGCCGCGCCCAGGCCGCCGCCGGGAGAAAGTTCATCGAGGACCAGCTGGCCATCGTCGGCCGCGAGCTGCGCTCGGCCGAGGACGCCCTGGCCGCCTACAAAGCCCGGGCCGGCCAGGTGGCCCTGTCCGAGCAGACCACATTGGCGGTGACCCGGCTCGCCGACTTCGAAGCCCAGCGCCGCGCCGCCTCCGCCGAGCGTCAGGCGGTGGAGGCCAGCCTGGCCCAGGCCCGGGCCACCCTGGCCGAGCAGGCCGCCACGGTGCCGTCGTCGTTCGTCCTCAGCGAAGACCCCGTGGCGGCCCAGCTGCGCCAGCAGCTGGCGTCCGCCGAGGTGGAGCTGGCCGGCCTGCGCGAGCAGTTCACCGACCGCCACCCCCAGGTCGTCGCGGTCAAGGCGAAGATCGAGGAGATCAAAAACCGCATGCAGACCCTGGCGGCCCGGCGGCTGGCCTCCCAGACCATCACCCTCAACCCCATCCACCAGGACCTGCTGGGGCAGGTCATCAAGCTGCAGATCGAGCGCCAGGCCCTGCAGGCGCGCGAGGCCGCCCTGGCCGCCGTGGTGGCGCGCTACGCCCGGGACGCCCGCGTCCTGCCTTCCCGCGAGGTCGACCTGGCCCGTCTGACCCGCGAGGTGAAGGTGGCCGAGCAGACCTACCTGTTGCTCTCGGAGAAGCTGCAGGAGGCCCGCATCGCCGAGGCGTCCATCGTCGGGGACCTGCGGGTGGTGGACCGCGCCGTTCCGCCGGAGTCCCCGGTGAAGCCCCGGACCGCCCTGAACACCCTGCTGGGGGCCGTGCTGGGCGTGATGCTGGGCCTGGGCGCCGTCTACACCCTGGAGGCCGTGGACACCACGTTCAAGACGGCGGAGGAAGCCGGCGAGTACCTGGACCTGCCCGTCCTGGCCACCATCCCGATATGGAAGGAGGGAGCCCGGTCGGCGCCCGCGGGGACGGTGCCTCTGGCGGCCGTCGAGCAACGCCGCTCGCCGTTCGCCGAGGCCTTCCGCCACCTGCGCACCAGCCTGTTGTACTCCAGCCCGGACCGGCCGCTGCGGATCGTCCAGGTGACCAGTCCCGGACCCGAGGAGGGCAAGAGCACCGTGGCCGCCAACCTGGCCGTCGCCCTCAGCCAGCTGGACCGGAAGGTGTGGCTGGTGGAGTGCGACCTGCGTAAGCCGCACCTGGTACTGCGTTTCCAGCCGCGGACCGAGTTCGGGCTGTCAGAGCTGCTGGTGGACGGGGTGTCGCTCGAGCAGGCCGTGCACGAGACGGAGGTCGCCAACCTGTGGTTTGTGCCCGCCGGCCGCACCCCGCCCAACCCGGCCGAACTGCTGGGCAGCCGCAAGATGCGGGCCTTTCTGTCCGGGGACCTGGACGGAGCCGAGTTCGTCGTCCTGGACGCCCCGCCCGTGCTGCCGGTGACCGACGCCGCGGTCCTGGCCCCGGCCGCGGACGGGGTGGTCCTGGTGGTGGACCTGCGCCGCACCCACCGCGACGCTGCCCGCCGCGCCAAGCAGCAGCTGCAGTCCGTGGGCGCGCGGCTTCTGGGAGTCGTGGTCAACGGCGCCACCCCCACCCGCCGCGGCTACTATTACTACTACTCGCACTACTACCAGGCGGAGGATCAGAAATCAGACACAACACCCCTTCCCTCTCCCCCCGGGAGAGAGCGCGGGTGA
- a CDS encoding molybdenum cofactor biosynthesis protein MoaE, whose product MWVGLVEAPVDVGGMLERVRHPQAGAVVVFLGTVRDNSRGRRVQFLEYEAYRELALKEMRRVAEEACRRWPLLGVAIVHRLGRLDVGEISVAVAVSSGHRTEAFEAGRFAIDTLKQTVPIWKKEVWETGAEWVGA is encoded by the coding sequence GTGTGGGTGGGGCTGGTGGAGGCGCCGGTCGACGTGGGGGGGATGCTGGAGAGGGTGCGGCATCCGCAGGCGGGGGCGGTGGTGGTCTTTCTGGGCACGGTGCGGGACAACAGCCGGGGGAGGCGGGTGCAGTTTCTGGAGTACGAGGCGTACCGGGAGCTGGCCCTCAAGGAGATGCGGCGTGTGGCGGAGGAAGCCTGCAGGCGGTGGCCGCTGCTGGGGGTGGCCATCGTCCACCGGCTGGGGCGGCTGGACGTGGGGGAGATCAGCGTGGCCGTGGCGGTCTCCTCGGGTCACCGCACGGAGGCGTTTGAAGCCGGGCGGTTTGCCATCGACACCCTCAAGCAGACGGTGCCGATCTGGAAGAAGGAGGTGTGGGAGACGGGGGCGGAGTGGGTGGGGGCCTGA
- a CDS encoding putative toxin-antitoxin system toxin component, PIN family, translating to MRIVLDTNVLISALAFPGSIPDQLLSRVRRGDAELFISPFILDEFERVLREKFRLSRREAAARVRAVRAMARVVHTTARVTVIRAKEDDNRILECAVAAEAEFLVTGDRTHLLPLGSYGKTRIVSPAQMLDILGIR from the coding sequence GTGCGGATCGTCCTGGACACCAACGTTCTCATTTCCGCCCTGGCGTTCCCGGGGAGCATCCCCGATCAGCTTCTGTCGCGGGTCCGCCGAGGCGACGCGGAACTGTTCATCTCGCCCTTCATCCTAGACGAGTTCGAGAGGGTCCTGCGGGAGAAGTTCCGCCTCAGCAGGAGGGAAGCTGCCGCCCGCGTGCGCGCCGTGCGAGCAATGGCCCGTGTCGTTCACACGACGGCGCGGGTCACCGTGATCAGGGCCAAGGAGGATGACAACCGGATCCTCGAGTGCGCGGTGGCGGCGGAGGCAGAGTTCCTTGTGACGGGAGACAGGACTCACCTGCTGCCACTGGGGTCGTATGGGAAGACCCGAATTGTCAGCCCGGCGCAGATGCTGGACATTCTGGGGATACGTTGA
- a CDS encoding LptA/OstA family protein: MPVKPAPLATLACILTLALPAAGASAPTVRITADTVLAREAGQVIEARGAVTITDGRITIRADHLLYTRRDRRIRLTGHVAAVTPQGDLRARQVVVTLTPAGALEAVEAAGEVTVRSADRTLQAGRVRYRPVADIMEATDGVVLRWADRTLQADRVRYEAGKTFDADGGVTVRWGDRELTARRVVGVAAGQVLEASEDAVARWADRTIRADRMVYRLAEDVLTATGGVTLTTRNLAATAQTLVARGARTATLGGRARMQTPDGELQADRIDVQVQEQTAQASGNVMGVFQDTTITSQAATLSVPDGYAVFRGQVTVRRPGRTLTADVVTFYYREHRLVAQGETTIRIQPETP, translated from the coding sequence GTGCCTGTGAAACCTGCCCCGCTCGCCACCCTCGCCTGCATACTGACCCTCGCCCTCCCGGCCGCCGGCGCCTCCGCGCCCACTGTCCGCATCACCGCCGACACGGTCCTCGCCCGCGAGGCCGGCCAGGTCATCGAGGCCCGCGGCGCCGTCACCATCACCGACGGCCGCATCACCATCCGCGCCGACCACCTCCTGTACACCCGCCGCGACCGACGCATCCGCCTGACCGGCCACGTCGCTGCTGTCACCCCTCAGGGCGACCTCCGCGCCCGGCAGGTTGTGGTGACCCTCACGCCGGCGGGAGCCCTGGAGGCGGTGGAAGCGGCGGGGGAGGTGACCGTGCGCTCGGCGGACCGGACGCTGCAGGCCGGCCGGGTACGCTACCGGCCGGTCGCCGACATCATGGAGGCGACGGACGGCGTGGTGCTCCGGTGGGCGGACCGGACGCTGCAGGCGGACCGGGTGCGCTACGAGGCGGGGAAGACGTTTGACGCCGACGGCGGTGTCACGGTACGGTGGGGAGACCGCGAGCTGACCGCCCGCCGGGTCGTCGGCGTGGCGGCCGGCCAGGTCCTGGAGGCGTCAGAAGACGCCGTGGCCCGGTGGGCCGACCGCACCATCCGGGCCGACCGCATGGTCTACCGTCTGGCGGAGGACGTCCTTACCGCCACCGGCGGGGTGACCCTCACCACGCGGAATCTCGCGGCGACAGCCCAGACGCTGGTCGCCCGCGGCGCCCGCACCGCCACCCTCGGCGGCCGCGCCCGCATGCAGACGCCCGATGGCGAGCTGCAGGCCGACCGGATCGACGTGCAGGTCCAGGAGCAGACCGCGCAGGCCTCCGGCAATGTCATGGGGGTCTTCCAGGACACGACCATCACGTCGCAGGCGGCGACGCTGTCTGTTCCGGACGGCTACGCCGTCTTCCGCGGCCAGGTCACCGTCCGCCGCCCCGGCCGCACCCTGACCGCCGACGTGGTCACGTTCTACTACCGCGAGCACCGCCTCGTGGCACAGGGAGAGACCACGATCCGCATACAGCCCGAGACACCCTGA
- a CDS encoding polysaccharide biosynthesis/export family protein, whose amino-acid sequence PQPAPQPYTLGPEDVIEVIVYGQPDLTRTVAVLPDGTISLPLVGIVRAAGLTIEELTRRLTEAYAVYLKNPQVSVVVKEFRRIRVSVIGQVTRPGTYELRPGATVLDALSAAGGLTEKASVTDARLVRATGETRPLALDALLVRQELQHNITIEAGDTLIVPEDTVNRFYVLGDVNSPGLFPLRGEVTVLQALAMAGGPVQRGAATARTVHIVRRGGAQPPPAVGRVERLPNNGVLITVDLQAAMERGDLRRDLLVQPGDIIVVPQAGLTTVSTIVSILAGIAAIVK is encoded by the coding sequence CCCCAACCCGCCCCCCAGCCCTACACCCTCGGCCCCGAAGACGTCATCGAGGTCATCGTCTACGGCCAGCCCGACCTCACCCGCACCGTCGCCGTCCTGCCCGACGGCACCATCTCCCTGCCCCTGGTGGGCATCGTCCGCGCGGCGGGCCTGACCATCGAGGAGCTCACCCGCCGCCTGACCGAGGCCTACGCCGTCTACCTCAAGAACCCCCAGGTCTCGGTGGTGGTCAAGGAGTTCCGCCGCATCCGGGTCTCCGTCATCGGCCAGGTCACGCGCCCCGGCACCTACGAGCTGCGGCCCGGCGCCACCGTCCTGGACGCACTGTCCGCCGCCGGCGGCCTCACCGAGAAGGCCTCGGTCACCGACGCCCGTCTGGTGCGGGCGACCGGCGAGACCCGCCCCCTGGCCCTGGACGCCCTGCTGGTCCGCCAGGAGCTCCAGCACAACATCACCATCGAGGCCGGCGACACCCTCATCGTCCCCGAGGACACCGTCAACCGCTTCTACGTCCTGGGTGACGTCAACAGCCCCGGCCTGTTCCCCCTGCGGGGCGAGGTCACCGTCCTGCAGGCCCTGGCCATGGCCGGCGGCCCCGTGCAGCGCGGCGCCGCCACCGCCCGCACCGTCCACATCGTCCGCCGCGGCGGCGCCCAGCCCCCTCCCGCGGTCGGCCGGGTGGAGCGCCTGCCCAACAACGGCGTGCTCATCACCGTGGACCTGCAGGCGGCGATGGAGCGCGGGGACCTCCGCCGGGACCTGCTGGTGCAGCCCGGCGACATCATCGTCGTCCCCCAGGCGGGGCTGACCACCGTGAGCACCATCGTCAGCATCCTGGCCGGCATCGCGGCCATCGTCAAGTGA
- a CDS encoding zinc ribbon domain-containing protein: MPIYEFRCRRCRRKSSVFVLSYKEPFTHTCPHCGSADLTRIMSRFATVRSEEDRLESLADSADLGDVNENDPRSVARWMKRMGKEFGDELGEDFEEAIDEALAEESKSPEEKADTEDFE; encoded by the coding sequence ATGCCGATTTACGAATTCCGCTGCCGGAGGTGCCGCCGCAAGAGCAGCGTCTTCGTCCTTTCTTACAAGGAGCCGTTCACCCACACCTGCCCCCACTGCGGCAGCGCCGACCTGACCCGGATCATGTCCCGCTTCGCCACCGTCCGCTCCGAGGAGGACCGCCTGGAGTCCCTGGCCGACTCGGCCGACCTGGGCGACGTGAACGAGAACGACCCCCGCAGCGTCGCCCGCTGGATGAAGCGCATGGGCAAGGAGTTCGGCGACGAGCTCGGCGAAGACTTCGAGGAAGCCATTGACGAAGCCCTGGCCGAAGAGAGCAAGTCCCCCGAAGAGAAGGCCGACACCGAAGACTTCGAGTAA
- a CDS encoding transcription termination/antitermination NusG family protein produces the protein MSGPEAVVSPLPAMSTADEQAVSAGAWWCEDPRWYVLQTKPRQEDRVSAFLHLRAPSVEVFLPRIEVVRRHAGRRYTVVEPLFPSYLFLWTPLTPATWDAVRWTPGALRILGDGERPVEVPEEMVQVIQDRVRPLGFVRVGLDLRPGERVRIRTGPFAGLEAIFERPTSRRDRVRVLLQLLGTLTPLEIDPLDLERL, from the coding sequence ATGAGCGGACCGGAGGCTGTCGTCTCGCCTCTCCCGGCAATGTCAACCGCCGACGAACAAGCGGTTTCGGCGGGGGCGTGGTGGTGTGAGGACCCGCGCTGGTACGTCCTCCAGACGAAGCCCCGCCAGGAGGACCGCGTAAGTGCCTTCCTTCACCTGCGCGCTCCGTCGGTGGAGGTCTTCCTGCCGCGGATCGAGGTCGTCCGCCGCCACGCCGGCCGGCGCTACACCGTGGTGGAGCCGCTGTTTCCCTCCTACCTCTTCCTGTGGACGCCTCTGACCCCGGCCACCTGGGACGCCGTGCGGTGGACCCCCGGGGCGCTCAGGATTCTGGGCGATGGCGAGCGGCCGGTCGAGGTGCCGGAGGAGATGGTGCAGGTGATCCAGGACAGAGTACGGCCTCTGGGCTTCGTGCGGGTCGGGCTGGACCTCCGGCCTGGAGAGCGGGTGCGGATCCGCACCGGTCCGTTTGCCGGGCTGGAGGCCATCTTCGAGCGGCCGACCTCCCGCCGGGACCGCGTCAGGGTGCTGCTGCAGTTGCTGGGCACCCTGACGCCCCTGGAGATCGACCCGCTGGACCTGGAGCGACTCTGA